The nucleotide window GAGCACGCCGTCCAGCGGCTCCTGCAAGGCGGCCAGTACGCGTGGGCCAAGCGCACGCTCGACAAGGAGTTCCCCGAGGTCGTCTCGATCCTGATGCGCCAGGCGGGCGAATTCGGTTTCGGCTTCGCGTCGCGGCCCGAATGGACACCGGACGAACTCTCGAAGCAGTGCCGCGACTGGGCGGCGGCCATCGTGAGCGAAGCCCAGGGCGACGACACGCTGGTCGATCCGCTGGCAGCGCAGATCAAGTCGGGCGTGCAGGACATCCAGGCGCTCGAAGAGTCGATGCAGACGCCTGCGTGGCGGCTCACCGAGTCGCTGCGTCAGCGTGTGTACGAAGCGAAGATCGGCTGTGAACAGGCTAGCGGGAGCGCCGCGCGCGAGCGTTTGGGTGAACTGCGCGGGCTGCTGAGACTCGGCGTCACGCATGGCGTGTTCCAGAAGCAGGAAGCGCAACAGATCATGGAATATCTGCGCCTGCTCAAGCCCGAGATTTTCGTCGAGGAGCCCGATGACGTCTTCACGCGCCTGGCCGTGTGGATGCGCAACTTCTTCATGCCGCCGCAGCGCGGCACCGCGCGCGAACAAAGGCGCTGAGCGCGCCTCTTAGTCCCACATCTTCCTGAGCTTCGCGGCGATCTCGACCTTTGCGTGCGCGGCGGCGGCGAGTCCCGCCGCGCTCGGCGCGCTCGCCACGGGCGCGGGCGGCCACGCGCGCGATTCGAATAGCGGCAGCATGGTCGCGGCGATGAAGCGCGTGCGCGAGGCCCACACGTGCCGGTCGCCCGACGCCACCTGGTTGTGCACGTAAAAACGCTGCGGCACGACGATGTGCAGATCCTCTTTTGCGCGCGTCATCGCCACGTAGAGCAGCCGCCGCTCCTCCTCCAGCTCCTCGTCGCTGCCCGCGCCGAGATCGGACGGAATGCAGCCGTCCACGCCATTGAGCACGAACACGTTGCGCCACTCCTGCCCTTTCGCCGAATGGATCGTCG belongs to Paraburkholderia flagellata and includes:
- a CDS encoding DUF4088 family protein; this translates as MGHITLNLKDETLASLRKDFDAFLRVSLKLDPQFATPEFEDYLRAKLLDNMTPLTEHAVQRLLQGGQYAWAKRTLDKEFPEVVSILMRQAGEFGFGFASRPEWTPDELSKQCRDWAAAIVSEAQGDDTLVDPLAAQIKSGVQDIQALEESMQTPAWRLTESLRQRVYEAKIGCEQASGSAARERLGELRGLLRLGVTHGVFQKQEAQQIMEYLRLLKPEIFVEEPDDVFTRLAVWMRNFFMPPQRGTAREQRR